The genomic stretch CGAACACCTCCTGGCCCGGCTGGAGGAAGACGACGACCTCGACGGTGCCGGTCAGCCCGCCCAGCAGGCTCCGGGTCTTCTCGGAGAGCGTGTAGAAGCGCGACCGGCTCCAATCCGCCCGGGCGTAATGGCGGAAGGACAGGTAGTTGAGCATCAGGACCAGGACGGCCGCGAGCGCCAGCGCCAGCGCGGTATTGAGCCGCAGCACCGCGCGGCGGAAAGCGCCCTGTGATACCGGCGACGTCCTCCCGGACGGCGTTGTAGCGGGCGTGTCCATCTATTTCCACCGCCTCGATTCAAGGGTTCGGACCGCCGCGAACAGCACCAGCGCCGTGAGCGTCGCGTACAGTACGATCGGCCGCGTATCCACGACACCCCGCGCAAAATCCAGCATGTGCGAGACGGAGGAGATGTAGCCGAACGCATCGCGCGCCGCCTCGGTGCGCGCCAGGTAGGCGAAGAAGCCGACGAAGAACGAGAGGCCGATCGCGGCGAAGCACGCGATCGCCGCCATGATCTGGCTGGAGGCCAGCGCGGAGCACAGCACGCCCACGGCCAGGTACAACGCGCCGACCAGCATCGCGCCGAGGTACCCGCCCATCATCGGGCCCAGGTCCACCGAGGCCGCCAGCGGGCTGAAGACATGAAGGATCACGGCGTAGGCGGCCGTCGGGACCCACAGGATCAGGTAGAAGCCGAGGGCGCCGAAGTACTTGGCCAGGACGACCGCGGCATCCGAGACCGGGGCCGTCATGAGCGTCTCGAGCGTCCCCGCGGTTTTCTCTTCCGTGAAGAGCCGCATGGTGAGCACCGGGGTTGTGATCAGCAGAACGATCCAGAAAAAGAGCGAACCGAACAGCTCCTGCATCACCGAGGTCCCGCCCGGCCCCTCGACCAGGGCGTGGACCAGCAGCCAGAAGCTGAACCCGAACACGAGCAGGAAGAAGATCATGACGACGTAGGCCAGCGGGGAAAAGAAATAGGCCGCCAACTCCTTTCGCCAGAGGGTCAGGAAGGTTTTCACGACCGGCCCTCCCCCGACGCCGTGCCGGTCAGGCTGACGAATACCTCTTCCAGGGTGTTCCGGTCCTGCCGGAGCTCGCGCAACGGCCAGCGGTTCCGCGCGGCCAGTTCGAACACCGACGGCCGCACGTCCGTCCCGTGCGCGCCCTCGACCAGGTAGCGCCGCCACGCGCCGTCCTCCAGGTCGAGCCGGACCCCGCGCACGTCGGGCAGCGCCTGCAGGGCGCCTTGCACCTCGTCCGGCGGGCCGGCCATTTCCACCACCACGCGGGCGCCGGCCTGCAGCCGCTCCCGCAACCGGTCCGGCGAGTCGGAGGCCACGATCCGGCCCCGGTTTATGATCAGCACGCGCCGGCAGGTCGCCTCGACCTCGGAGAGAACGTGGGTGGAGAGCAGGATCGTATGCCGCTTGGCGAGGTCCTTGATCAGCTCGCGCACCTGGATCACCTGCGCGGGATCCAGGCCCAGCGTGGGCTCGTCGAGGATCAGCAGCTCGGGCTCGTGCACCAGGCAGTCGGCCAGGCCCACGCGCTGCCGGTAGCCGCGCGAGAGCTGCCCGATGAGGCGCCGCCCGGCGTCCTTCAGGCCGCAGCGCTCCTTGACGTCCTGCACGCGGCGCCGGCAGGCGGAGGGCGGCACGCCCTTGAGCCGCGCACGGAACCGAAGGTACTCATCCACGCGCATCTCGGCGTAGAGCGGAGCGTTTTCCGGCAGGTAACCGATCCGCCGGCGGACTTCCAGGGAATCGCGGAACACGTCGAAGCCCGCGACCTCGACCGAGCCCGCGGTGGCCGGGAAGAAACAGGACAGGATGCGCAGGGTCGTTGTCTTGCCCGCTCCGTTTTCGCCCAGGAAGCCCACGACCTCGCCGCGCTCGATGCGGAACGAGACGTCGTCCACCGCGATGCAGCCCGCGAAACGCTTGGTGAGATGCGACACCCGGATCATGGCTTACTCCGCGTTCATCCGGACCTGGGAGCTCTGGGCGATCAGGTACGGGCCGCTTTCCTCCAGGTGGACCACCGTCAGGAGGGTCGCGTCGCCCGGGCGCACGAACTCGAGGGCCAGGCCGACGTCCTCCAGCGAGTTGATCTGCGCCTCGTTGATGCGGGCCACGTACAGCCCGGGCCGAAGGCCGGCCTTCTGCGCGGCGCCCTCCGGCACGATCTCCGAAATCGCTACGCCGTTCCCGAACGGGGCGCGCCCCTTTTCCGGCCCGAACGGCCGCTCGACCAGGTCCAGGCCCAACCGGCGATGCGCCAGCTTCCCGCCGGCCGGCTTGGGCAGCGCGGCGA from Kiritimatiellia bacterium encodes the following:
- a CDS encoding ATP-binding cassette domain-containing protein; amino-acid sequence: MIRVSHLTKRFAGCIAVDDVSFRIERGEVVGFLGENGAGKTTTLRILSCFFPATAGSVEVAGFDVFRDSLEVRRRIGYLPENAPLYAEMRVDEYLRFRARLKGVPPSACRRRVQDVKERCGLKDAGRRLIGQLSRGYRQRVGLADCLVHEPELLILDEPTLGLDPAQVIQVRELIKDLAKRHTILLSTHVLSEVEATCRRVLIINRGRIVASDSPDRLRERLQAGARVVVEMAGPPDEVQGALQALPDVRGVRLDLEDGAWRRYLVEGAHGTDVRPSVFELAARNRWPLRELRQDRNTLEEVFVSLTGTASGEGRS
- a CDS encoding ABC transporter permease, which gives rise to MKTFLTLWRKELAAYFFSPLAYVVMIFFLLVFGFSFWLLVHALVEGPGGTSVMQELFGSLFFWIVLLITTPVLTMRLFTEEKTAGTLETLMTAPVSDAAVVLAKYFGALGFYLILWVPTAAYAVILHVFSPLAASVDLGPMMGGYLGAMLVGALYLAVGVLCSALASSQIMAAIACFAAIGLSFFVGFFAYLARTEAARDAFGYISSVSHMLDFARGVVDTRPIVLYATLTALVLFAAVRTLESRRWK